The Paeniglutamicibacter sulfureus genome includes a region encoding these proteins:
- the glpK gene encoding glycerol kinase GlpK yields MNKYVIAIDQGTTSSRAIVFDHAGTVVSTGQMEHEQIFPHAGWVEHDAVEIWNNVRKVIGIALAEANLTRHDIAAVGITNQRETTVVWDRRTGKPIHHAIVWQDTRTQGIVEELAADGGVDRYKERVGLPLAPYFSGTKVKWILDNVEGARQEAEAGNLLFGTTDTWVTWNLTGGTDGGVHITDVTNASRTLFMDLEKLEWDQGILADFGVPVSMMPAIKSSSEVYGTVHTSQLLREVPIAGILGDQQAATFGQAAFEAGEAKNTYGTGCFLIFNTGTEIVRSRNGLLTTLGYKLGDAAPVYALEGSIAVAGSLVQWLRDNIGMISTAAEVEELAASVEDNGGVYIVPAFSGLFAPYWRADARGAIVGLTRYANKNHIARAALESTAFQTREVLDAVNADSGVPLTELKVDGGMVANDGLMQFQADLLGVPVIRPKVTETTALGAAYAAGLAVGFWKDLGELGANWSEDKRWEPAMEPAERDRQLRLWKKAVTRTFDWVDQDVL; encoded by the coding sequence ATGAACAAGTACGTCATCGCGATCGACCAGGGCACCACCAGTTCCCGGGCCATCGTCTTCGACCATGCCGGCACCGTGGTCTCCACGGGACAGATGGAACACGAGCAGATCTTCCCGCATGCGGGATGGGTTGAGCACGATGCCGTGGAGATCTGGAACAACGTCCGCAAGGTCATCGGCATCGCACTGGCCGAAGCCAACCTCACCCGGCACGACATTGCCGCCGTGGGCATCACCAACCAGCGCGAAACCACCGTGGTGTGGGACAGGCGCACCGGCAAGCCCATCCACCACGCCATCGTCTGGCAGGACACCCGCACCCAGGGCATCGTCGAGGAGCTGGCCGCCGACGGGGGAGTCGACCGGTATAAGGAACGCGTGGGCCTGCCGCTGGCACCCTACTTCTCCGGCACCAAGGTCAAATGGATCCTGGACAACGTGGAGGGCGCACGCCAGGAGGCCGAGGCGGGGAACCTGCTCTTTGGCACCACCGACACCTGGGTGACCTGGAACCTGACCGGCGGCACCGATGGCGGGGTGCACATCACCGACGTCACCAACGCCTCGCGCACGCTGTTCATGGACCTGGAGAAGCTGGAGTGGGACCAGGGGATCCTGGCCGACTTCGGGGTGCCGGTCTCCATGATGCCCGCCATCAAGTCCTCCTCCGAGGTCTACGGAACCGTGCACACCTCGCAGCTTCTACGCGAGGTGCCGATCGCCGGGATCCTGGGCGACCAGCAGGCGGCCACGTTCGGGCAGGCTGCCTTCGAGGCCGGGGAGGCCAAGAACACCTACGGCACCGGCTGCTTCCTGATCTTCAACACCGGGACGGAAATCGTCCGCTCCAGGAACGGCCTGCTGACCACCCTGGGCTACAAGCTGGGCGACGCCGCACCGGTCTATGCGCTGGAAGGGTCGATCGCCGTGGCCGGTTCGCTGGTGCAGTGGCTGCGCGACAACATCGGGATGATCTCCACCGCTGCGGAGGTCGAGGAGCTGGCAGCCAGCGTGGAGGACAACGGCGGGGTGTACATCGTGCCCGCATTCTCCGGGCTCTTCGCCCCCTACTGGCGTGCGGACGCGCGCGGGGCCATCGTGGGGTTGACCCGCTACGCGAACAAGAACCACATTGCCCGTGCGGCGCTGGAATCCACCGCCTTCCAGACCCGGGAAGTGCTGGATGCCGTGAACGCCGACTCCGGGGTCCCGCTCACCGAACTCAAGGTCGACGGCGGCATGGTCGCCAACGACGGGCTGATGCAATTCCAGGCGGACCTGCTCGGGGTTCCGGTGATCCGCCCCAAGGTCACCGAGACCACCGCGCTGGGGGCCGCCTACGCCGCCGGGCTGGCCGTCGGCTTCTGGAAGGACCTCGGGGAGCTGGGCGCCAACTGGTCCGAGGACAAGAGATGGGAACCGGCCATGGAACCGGCGGAGCGCGATCGGCAGTTGCGCCTGTGGAAGAAGGCCGTCACCCGCACCTTCGACTGGGTCGATCAGGACGTGCTGTAG
- a CDS encoding glycerol-3-phosphate dehydrogenase/oxidase, with the protein MEAAATHRSQLAALRARPGAKVLIVGGGINGVATFRYLALQGVDVALVERGDYCQGASGASSHMIHGGIRYLENGEFRLVHEAVRERNTLLEIAPHYVKPLRTTVPIFSTFSGLLAAPLRFVTHRPGLRAERGALLIKIGLVMYDLFAGAIGRNTPWHRFRGAKASLAVLPKLRTDVKYTATYFDASVHNPERLTLDVLRDGLEANPHARASNYVSLIGHGERGAHLRDELTGEEFDFDAQVIVNATGAWVDETNAVIGTPSRFMGGTKGSHIVLDHPELLAACDGREIFFEHSDGRIVLIYPLGDRVLVGTTDIDADMGEPARCTDAEVAYFFELIGHVFPSIKVGEEQIVYRFSGVRPLPSHENTAPGFVSRDYRIEHSRLAGGTPMLCLVGGKWTTFRALGKTLGNKVLAELGVSPAPGTRMLPIGGGRDYPKTPAELEAWFAQRAALAPRARLEVLLQRYGTRADAVLEHIGPHDPTLPGCPELSAAEVRYLGTHEQVGTLADVFIRRTSLAFRGRVTESLLAQVAEALAPVLGWDAAETAAQVDDCRRVLTEEHGAHVALSNA; encoded by the coding sequence GTGGAAGCCGCAGCGACCCACCGATCCCAACTGGCGGCACTGCGCGCCCGGCCCGGAGCCAAGGTGCTCATCGTGGGCGGTGGCATCAACGGCGTGGCGACCTTCCGCTACCTGGCGCTGCAGGGGGTCGACGTGGCGCTGGTGGAACGCGGCGACTATTGCCAAGGTGCCTCGGGCGCCTCCTCGCACATGATCCACGGCGGCATCCGCTACCTGGAAAACGGCGAATTCCGCCTGGTCCACGAGGCGGTACGGGAACGCAACACGCTGCTGGAGATCGCGCCGCACTACGTCAAGCCGCTGCGCACCACCGTCCCGATCTTCTCCACCTTCTCCGGGCTCCTGGCCGCCCCGTTGCGCTTCGTGACCCACAGACCCGGGCTGCGGGCCGAACGCGGGGCGCTGCTGATCAAGATCGGCTTGGTCATGTACGACTTGTTCGCCGGGGCCATCGGCCGCAACACCCCCTGGCACCGGTTCCGCGGGGCCAAGGCCTCCCTCGCGGTGCTCCCGAAGCTGCGGACCGACGTGAAGTACACCGCCACCTACTTCGACGCCTCGGTGCACAATCCCGAGCGGCTCACCCTGGACGTGCTGCGCGACGGGCTGGAGGCAAACCCGCACGCGAGGGCCAGCAACTATGTGTCCCTCATCGGGCACGGCGAGCGCGGGGCACACTTGCGCGACGAGCTCACCGGGGAGGAGTTCGACTTCGACGCCCAGGTCATCGTCAACGCCACCGGGGCCTGGGTGGATGAGACCAATGCGGTGATCGGCACCCCGAGCCGCTTCATGGGCGGGACCAAGGGCAGCCACATCGTGCTGGATCATCCCGAGCTGCTGGCCGCCTGCGACGGGCGGGAGATCTTCTTCGAGCACTCCGACGGGCGCATCGTGTTGATCTACCCGCTGGGGGACCGGGTGCTGGTGGGCACCACGGACATCGACGCGGACATGGGGGAACCGGCGCGCTGCACCGATGCGGAAGTCGCGTACTTCTTCGAGCTGATCGGCCACGTCTTCCCCTCCATCAAGGTCGGTGAGGAGCAGATCGTCTACAGGTTCTCCGGGGTGCGCCCGCTGCCGAGCCATGAGAACACCGCCCCCGGATTCGTCTCACGGGACTACCGGATCGAGCACTCGCGGCTGGCCGGGGGCACCCCGATGCTTTGTCTGGTCGGCGGGAAGTGGACGACGTTCCGCGCGCTGGGCAAGACGCTGGGCAACAAGGTGCTGGCCGAACTCGGGGTCTCCCCGGCCCCCGGCACCCGCATGCTTCCCATCGGCGGGGGACGGGACTACCCCAAGACCCCGGCGGAACTGGAGGCCTGGTTCGCCCAGCGCGCCGCACTGGCGCCGCGGGCGCGGCTCGAGGTGCTGCTGCAGCGCTACGGCACCCGCGCCGACGCCGTGCTGGAACACATTGGCCCCCACGACCCGACGCTGCCCGGGTGTCCGGAACTCTCCGCGGCCGAGGTGCGCTACCTGGGCACGCACGAGCAGGTCGGGACGCTGGCCGACGTGTTCATCCGCCGCACCTCGCTGGCCTTCCGGGGACGGGTCACCGAGTCGCTGCTGGCCCAGGTGGCCGAAGCGCTGGCACCCGTGCTCGGCTGGGACGCGGCCGAAACCGCAGCGCAGGTCGATGACTGCCGGCGCGTGCTCACCGAGGAGCACGGGGCGCATGTGGCCCTGAGCAACGCCTGA
- the leuS gene encoding leucine--tRNA ligase, translated as MSTQPTGTETADNESAAAAYSFQEMEAKWAPVWDKLGVFTPKDDGSAERRYVLDMFPYPSGDLHMGHAEAFAMGDVVSRYWRQQGYDVMHPIGWDSFGLPAENAAIKRNAHPAEWTYKNIDTQAASFKRYAISADWDRRIHTSDPEYYRWTQWLFTRFYEKGLAYRKNHPVNWCPTDQTVLANEQVVNGACERCGTVVTKKSLNQWYFKITDYADRLLDDMEELKGHWPERVLAMQKNWIGRSEGAHVDFVIEAAGGKEAHKTTVFTTRPDTLHGATFFVVAADAELANELVTEEHREVLEAYQEQVKALSEIERQATEREKTGVFTGRYATNPLNGEKLPVWAADYVLADYGTGAIMAVPAHDQRDLDFARTFDLPVRVVLDTGEEDPAETGVATAGEGTLVNSGELDGLPKAEGIARAIEIVEAAGTGEKFVNFRLRDWLLSRQRFWGTPIPIIHCAHCGEVPVPDDQLPVRLPDDLRGEQLAPKGTSPLAAAEDWVNVPCPKCGAAAKRDTDTMDTFVDSSWYFLRFVSPHYTEGPFDPKAVRDWMPVGQYVGGVEHAILHLLYSRFFTKVIFDLGLIDVKEPFSALLNQGQVLNGGKAMSKSLGNGVDLGEQLDKFGVDAVRLTMIFASPPEDDVDWADVSPGGSAKFLARAWRMAQDVDSTPGTDPASGDKALRQVTHKAVHEAAGMLEGGKFNVVVAKLMELVNATRKTIDSGAGASDPAVREAAEAVAVILSLFAPYTAEDMWAALGHEPSVANAGWPTVDEALLVQDTVTAVVQIKGKVRARLEVSVDITAEELEALALADEAVVRYLDGAAINKVIVRAPKLVNVVPAS; from the coding sequence GTGAGCACCCAGCCGACCGGCACCGAAACCGCTGACAACGAGTCCGCCGCAGCGGCCTACAGCTTCCAGGAGATGGAAGCCAAGTGGGCCCCGGTGTGGGACAAACTCGGGGTCTTCACGCCCAAGGACGACGGCAGCGCCGAACGCCGCTATGTGCTTGACATGTTTCCCTACCCCTCCGGCGACCTGCACATGGGCCACGCCGAGGCCTTCGCCATGGGAGATGTCGTCTCCCGCTACTGGCGCCAGCAGGGCTATGACGTGATGCACCCGATCGGCTGGGACTCCTTCGGGCTCCCGGCCGAGAACGCTGCCATCAAGCGCAACGCCCACCCCGCCGAGTGGACCTACAAGAACATCGACACGCAGGCCGCCAGCTTCAAGCGCTATGCGATCTCCGCCGACTGGGACCGCCGCATCCACACCTCGGACCCGGAATACTACCGCTGGACCCAGTGGCTGTTTACCCGCTTCTACGAAAAGGGCCTGGCCTACCGCAAGAACCACCCGGTGAACTGGTGCCCCACCGACCAGACCGTGCTGGCCAACGAGCAGGTCGTCAACGGCGCCTGCGAACGCTGCGGAACCGTCGTCACCAAGAAGTCGCTGAACCAGTGGTACTTCAAGATCACCGACTACGCCGACCGCCTGCTCGATGACATGGAAGAGCTCAAGGGCCACTGGCCCGAGCGCGTGCTGGCCATGCAGAAGAACTGGATCGGCCGCTCGGAGGGTGCCCACGTCGACTTTGTCATCGAGGCCGCCGGCGGCAAGGAAGCCCACAAGACCACGGTCTTCACCACCCGCCCGGACACCCTGCACGGCGCCACGTTCTTCGTGGTCGCCGCCGACGCCGAGCTGGCGAACGAACTGGTCACCGAGGAACACCGCGAAGTCCTGGAAGCCTACCAGGAGCAGGTCAAGGCGCTGAGCGAGATCGAGCGCCAGGCCACCGAGCGCGAGAAGACCGGCGTGTTCACCGGCCGCTACGCCACCAACCCGCTCAACGGCGAGAAGCTGCCGGTCTGGGCCGCGGACTACGTGCTGGCCGACTACGGAACCGGCGCGATCATGGCCGTCCCGGCACACGACCAGCGCGACCTTGACTTCGCCCGCACCTTCGACCTGCCGGTGCGCGTGGTGCTTGACACCGGCGAAGAGGACCCGGCCGAGACCGGTGTCGCCACCGCCGGCGAGGGAACCCTGGTGAACTCCGGCGAGCTGGACGGCCTGCCCAAGGCCGAGGGCATCGCCCGCGCCATCGAGATCGTCGAGGCTGCCGGAACCGGCGAGAAGTTCGTCAACTTCCGACTGCGCGACTGGCTGCTGAGCCGCCAGCGCTTCTGGGGCACCCCGATCCCGATCATCCACTGCGCACACTGCGGCGAGGTCCCGGTTCCCGACGACCAGCTGCCGGTGCGCCTGCCCGATGACCTGCGCGGCGAACAGCTCGCCCCGAAGGGCACCTCCCCCCTGGCCGCGGCCGAGGACTGGGTCAACGTTCCCTGCCCGAAGTGCGGGGCCGCCGCCAAGCGCGACACCGACACCATGGACACCTTCGTGGACTCCTCCTGGTACTTCCTGCGCTTCGTCTCCCCGCACTACACCGAGGGACCGTTCGACCCGAAGGCCGTGCGCGACTGGATGCCGGTGGGCCAGTACGTCGGCGGGGTCGAGCACGCCATCCTGCACCTGCTCTACTCGCGCTTCTTCACCAAGGTCATCTTCGACCTGGGGCTGATCGACGTGAAGGAACCCTTCAGCGCGCTGCTGAACCAGGGCCAGGTGCTCAACGGCGGCAAGGCCATGAGCAAGTCGCTGGGCAACGGCGTGGACCTGGGCGAGCAGCTGGACAAGTTCGGCGTCGACGCCGTGCGCCTGACCATGATCTTCGCATCCCCGCCGGAGGACGACGTGGACTGGGCCGATGTCTCCCCGGGCGGATCGGCGAAGTTCCTGGCCCGAGCCTGGCGCATGGCCCAGGACGTCGACAGCACCCCGGGAACCGATCCGGCCAGCGGCGACAAGGCGCTGCGCCAGGTTACCCACAAGGCGGTGCACGAGGCGGCCGGCATGCTCGAGGGGGGCAAGTTCAACGTCGTCGTCGCCAAGCTGATGGAGCTGGTCAACGCGACCCGCAAGACCATCGACTCCGGCGCCGGCGCGTCGGATCCGGCGGTCCGCGAAGCAGCGGAGGCCGTGGCCGTCATCCTCTCGCTCTTCGCCCCGTACACGGCCGAGGACATGTGGGCGGCGCTGGGCCACGAGCCCTCGGTCGCCAACGCCGGCTGGCCGACGGTCGACGAGGCCCTACTGGTCCAGGACACCGTCACCGCCGTCGTGCAGATCAAGGGCAAGGTCCGGGCACGCTTGGAGGTCTCGGTCGACATCACCGCCGAGGAACTCGAGGCCCTGGCCCTGGCCGACGAGGCGGTCGTCCGCTACCTTGACGGCGCCGCCATCAACAAGGTCATCGTGCGTGCGCCGAAACTGGTGAACGTGGTTCCTGCCTCCTAG